GCGGTGGACGGCCTGGACTTCGAGGTCCGCAAGGGCGAGACGCTCGGCCTGGTGGGGGAGTCGGGCTGCGGCAAGACCACCACCGGGCGCCTGATCACCCGCCTGCTGGAGCCCACCGGCGGCGAGATCGTCTTCGAGGGGCGCGACATCACCCACATGTCGCAGGGCGGGCTGCGCCCCCTGCGCCGCGACATGCAGATGATCTTCCAGGACCCCTACAGCTCGCTCAACCCGCGCCACACCGTCGGCGCCATCGTCGGCGCGCCGTTCCGCATCCAGGGCGTGAAGCCCCAGAACGGCGTGAAGAAGGCCGTCCAGGACATCCTCGAACTGGTCGGCCTCAACCCCGAGCACTACAACCGCTACCCGCACGAGTTCTCCGGCGGCCAGCGGCAGCGCATCGGCATCGCCCGCACGCTCGCGCTCAAGCCCAAGCTCATCATCGCCGACGAGCCGGTGTCGGCGCTGGACGTCTCCATCCAGGCCCAGGTCGTCAACCTGCTGGAGGACCTGCAGAACGAGCTCGACCTGACCTACGTCGTCATCGCCCACGACCTGTCGGTCGTCCGGCACATCAGCGACCGGGTCGCGGTCATGTACCTCGGCAAGATCGTCGAGATCGGCGACAGCAAGAGCCTGTACGAGGCGCCGATGCACCCGTACACCAACGCGCTGCTGTCCGCCGTGCCGGTGCCCGACGTCAAGCTGCGGGGCGCGCGCGAGCGCATCCGCCTGCAGGGCGACGTGCCGAGCCCGCTCAACCCGCCGCCGGCGTGCCGCTTCCACACCCGGTGCTGGAAGGCGCAGGAGATCTGCAAGACCCAGGAGCCGCCGCTCGTCGAGCGGGCCGCCGACCACCAGGTCGCCTGCCACTTCCCGGAGAACGTCCCCGCCGAGGCCGTGCCCGGCGACGCGGGGGCGCAGGTGCCCGCCTGACGCGCGGCGCCGGGCCGCGCGGGCCCGGCGCGAGCCCCCGGGCCGGTCAGGGGATCGTGCCCGGGGTGATCAGGCCGGTCTCGTAGGCCAGCACCACGGCCTGCACCCGGTCGCGCAGCGCCAGCTTGGTCAGCACGTTGCCGACGTGCGTCTTCACGGTCGTCTCGCTGACGACCAGCTCGGCGGCGATCTCGGCGTTGGACATGCCCCTGGCGATCAGGCGCAGCACCTCGAGCTCGCGCTCGGTGAGCCGGTTGACGCGCGCCGGGGTGGCCTGCTGCTGGGCCGACGGCAGGCGGGTGGCGAACTTGTCCAGCAGGCGCCGCGTCACGCTCGGCGCCACGATCGCGTCCCCGGCCGCCACGACCCGGATCGCCTGCACCAGCTCGTCGGGCGGGACGTCCTTGAGCAGGAAGCCGCTCGCGCCCGCCCGCAGAGCCTCCACGATGTACTCGTCCAGGTCGAAGGTGGTCAGCACCAGGACGCGGGGCACGTGGGAGCCGGGGGCGGCGTCGCGCACGATGCGCCGGGTCGCCTCGATGCCGTCCACGCCCGGCATGCGGATGTCCATCAGCACCACGTCGGGCAGCAGCGCCCGCGACTGGTCCTGGGCGGTGGCCCCGTTGCCGGCCTCGCCCACCACCGTGATGTCCGGCTCGGCCTCCAGGATCAGGCGGAAGCCCGTGCGCAGAAGGGGCTGGTCGTCGACCAGCAGCACGCGGATCGTCATGTGTCAGTCCTTGAGGGGGAAACGGGCCCGTACCTCGAATCCGCCCCCCTGTCGTGGGCCGATCCGCAGAACTCCACCATAAAGGGCGACACGCTCGCGTATGCCGACCAATCCGTGCCCGGGACGATCGCCGGGGCCGCGCTGCGGGGCTTCCACGCCGCCGTGCCCGTCGTCCTCGACGTGGACCAGCAGCTCGCCCTGCTCGTGGCGCACGGTGACCCACGCCCGGGCCGCCGGGCCCGCGTGGCGCAGGCTGTTGGTCAGGGCCTCCTGGACGAGACGGTAGGCGGCCAGGTCGATGCCCGGCGGGATGACCGGCCGCTCGCCCTCGATCCACAGCTGGGCGCGCAGCCCGGCCTCGCGCATCTGGTCCACCAGGCCGGGCAGGTCCACCATGCCCGGCTGCGGCGCCAGCTCGCCGCTCTCGCCGTCGGTGCGCAGCACGCCGACGATGCCGCGCATCTCGCGCATCGCGGTCCTGCCCATCTCCTCGATGGCCACCAGCGCGTCCCTCGCGGCCTCCGGGCGGGTCTCCAGCACCTTCCGGGCCGCGGCGGCCTGGACGGTCATCACGCTCACGTGGTGGGCCACCACGTCGTGCAGCTCGCGGGCGATGCGCGAGCGCTCCTCGGCGCGCGCGGCCCGGGTGTCGGCCTCCCGGGCCCGCTCCAGGCGCTCGGCGCGGTCGACCAGCTCGGCGAGGTAGGCCCGGCGCAGCCGCACGGACCTGCCGCCCACCCAGACCGTCATCGTCACCACCACGACGATCGCGTGCTGGGTCCACCCGCCGGCGTCGAAGGCGATTACGGCGCTCACGGCGTAGGTGGCGAGCGCGACGGCCGCCGCGACCAGGCTGAGGGCCAGCCCGCGGTAGGCGGCGACGGTGTAGAGCAGGATCAGCGTGACCAGGCCGACGAGCCCGCCCTCGTACCGCAGCGCCGCCAGCGCGATTTGCGGGAGCTGGGCCAGGCAGAGCAGGACGAACGGCCACCGCCTGCGCAGCGCCGTCAGCAGGCAGGTGCCGACGGCCAGGACGGCGGCGACGGCGTTGAACGAGTACGCCGGGAGCCGCCCCTGCGAGGCGTCCTGGGCGGAGACGAGCCCGGCGAACGCGAGCGAGAGCACCGCCAGCAGGACCGCGAGGACCGAGTCGCCGAAGAGGGGATGGCTTCTGAGCCAGGCTCGCGGACTTACGGGGGTGGTGCGCACCCTCTCAATTTAGGACGACTTCCCGGTAGGCCACCCCTCTGAGGTCGGATATCCCCCTCATCCTGCGGAAGGATCCGCCGGGGCCCCCGCGACCGGGGCGAGGTCCTCCCCGCGCGGTCTCAGCGGACGTGGCGGCCTGGGCGGTCCCGGCCGTCGCGGCTCCGCACGTCCTCGGCGCGCTCCGCGGGTGCGGCGGGCAGGCAGAGCAGGAAGGCGACGCCGGAGTCCCCGGCGTCCTCGTTCTTCCCGCCGCCGGGCCGGCCGCGCACCCACAGCGTCCCCTCGTGGGCGAGGGCACGGGCCAGGGCCAGCGCGAGACCGGCGCTCTCGCTCTGCGGCAGCCCGGCGGCGTCCAGCCGGGCGAACCGCCGGAACGGGCCCCGCGGGTCCGGCCCGCCGCCGACGGTCAGCCGGGCGGTGTCGCCGTCACGGGACGCCTCGACGCGGACGGCGCCGTCGTGGCGGGCCGCGAGGTCCAGCAGGATGCCGACGACCTGGGCGAGCCGGGGGCGCACGGCGTCCACCAGGATCCCCACTGTGCCGGACACCCGCACCCCGGCCCGGCGGGCGGCCTGCTCCCCGGCCAGCGTGAGCAGGTCGGTGGGTTCGGGGGCGGCCGGCTCGCCGTGCCGGGGGCCGTCGAGCGCGGCCAGGTCGCCGATGATCGCCTCCAGGCGGTCCACGCCGGCCAGCGCGCGGGCGGCGAGGTCGCCCGGGTCGGTCTCGCCGGGGTGCAGCCGCGCCTCCTCCAGTTCGGCGCGGATCGCCGCCACCGACGTCCGCAGCGCGTGCGCGACGTCGGCGTCGAACCGGTGCCCCTCCTCGGCCGCCGCCTGGTGCCGCTCCTCGGCCGTCGCCTGGTGCCGCTCCTCGGCCGTCGCCCGGGGCCCCTTCCCAGGCGTCGCCTCGGTGGAGGGGACGGGCCGCCGGGCGGAGGCCCGCCGTCCGAAAGGTCCACCCGCCGCCGCGGGCCGCATGTCCTGCGCCGCGCAGGGGCATCCCCACGGCGTGATCACGGGCGCGGCTCCCGGCGCGCGGAGCGGCCGCGCGTGGGCGGGGTCGCACCGCCCGCGCGTGCGGGTGATCTGCTCCATCAGGGCCTCGCCTCCCGGTCGCCGGCGGCCGGCGCCGTCGCGCCCGGCCGGTCCCTCCTTCAGGGAAACACGGCAGGACCAGGCGGGAGCGGCCCGAACTGGCCCCTGCCGGACAGGGACCATCAGGGCCACCCTCCAGCCTTGACATAAGGGACATACTGGGCATATGGCCGCCGTGGAGAGGGAGGAAGGCGCGCTGGGCGGGTTCCTGCGGTCCCGCCGTGCCCGGCTGTGCCCCAAGGACGTCGGCATCGACGCCGACTCGGGCAGGCGCCGCGTCCCCGGCCTGCGCCGCGAGGAGCTCGCCCGCCTCGCCGGCGTCAGCGTCGAGTACTACACCCGCCTGGAACAGGGCCGCAGCCGCAACGCCTCCCACGAGGTGCTCGACGCGATCGCGGACGCGCTGCGCCTCGACGAGACCGAGCGCGCGTACATGCGGCACCTGTCCCGCCCGGCGCGCGCCCGGCGGCCCGGACGCCCGGCCCCGCCGCAGCGGGTGCCCCCCACGGCCGTCAGGCTCCTGGAGGTGCTGGAGGCCGCCGGCGCCCCGGCGACCGTGATAGGCCGCCGCACCGACATCCTGGCCGCCAACCGGCTGACGAGGGCGCTGATCGCCGACTTCGACCGCATCCCGGCCCGCGACCGCAACGTGGCGAGGTTCGTCTTCCTGGACCCGCGCG
The Sphaerisporangium krabiense genome window above contains:
- a CDS encoding ABC transporter ATP-binding protein, which gives rise to MSRPSEALLSVRGLEKHFPITKGLVKRQVGAVKAVDGLDFEVRKGETLGLVGESGCGKTTTGRLITRLLEPTGGEIVFEGRDITHMSQGGLRPLRRDMQMIFQDPYSSLNPRHTVGAIVGAPFRIQGVKPQNGVKKAVQDILELVGLNPEHYNRYPHEFSGGQRQRIGIARTLALKPKLIIADEPVSALDVSIQAQVVNLLEDLQNELDLTYVVIAHDLSVVRHISDRVAVMYLGKIVEIGDSKSLYEAPMHPYTNALLSAVPVPDVKLRGARERIRLQGDVPSPLNPPPACRFHTRCWKAQEICKTQEPPLVERAADHQVACHFPENVPAEAVPGDAGAQVPA
- a CDS encoding sensor histidine kinase, whose amino-acid sequence is MRTTPVSPRAWLRSHPLFGDSVLAVLLAVLSLAFAGLVSAQDASQGRLPAYSFNAVAAVLAVGTCLLTALRRRWPFVLLCLAQLPQIALAALRYEGGLVGLVTLILLYTVAAYRGLALSLVAAAVALATYAVSAVIAFDAGGWTQHAIVVVVTMTVWVGGRSVRLRRAYLAELVDRAERLERAREADTRAARAEERSRIARELHDVVAHHVSVMTVQAAAARKVLETRPEAARDALVAIEEMGRTAMREMRGIVGVLRTDGESGELAPQPGMVDLPGLVDQMREAGLRAQLWIEGERPVIPPGIDLAAYRLVQEALTNSLRHAGPAARAWVTVRHEQGELLVHVEDDGHGGVEAPQRGPGDRPGHGLVGIRERVALYGGVLRIGPRQGGGFEVRARFPLKD
- a CDS encoding response regulator, which translates into the protein MTIRVLLVDDQPLLRTGFRLILEAEPDITVVGEAGNGATAQDQSRALLPDVVLMDIRMPGVDGIEATRRIVRDAAPGSHVPRVLVLTTFDLDEYIVEALRAGASGFLLKDVPPDELVQAIRVVAAGDAIVAPSVTRRLLDKFATRLPSAQQQATPARVNRLTERELEVLRLIARGMSNAEIAAELVVSETTVKTHVGNVLTKLALRDRVQAVVLAYETGLITPGTIP
- a CDS encoding sensor histidine kinase, which produces MEQITRTRGRCDPAHARPLRAPGAAPVITPWGCPCAAQDMRPAAAGGPFGRRASARRPVPSTEATPGKGPRATAEERHQATAEERHQAAAEEGHRFDADVAHALRTSVAAIRAELEEARLHPGETDPGDLAARALAGVDRLEAIIGDLAALDGPRHGEPAAPEPTDLLTLAGEQAARRAGVRVSGTVGILVDAVRPRLAQVVGILLDLAARHDGAVRVEASRDGDTARLTVGGGPDPRGPFRRFARLDAAGLPQSESAGLALALARALAHEGTLWVRGRPGGGKNEDAGDSGVAFLLCLPAAPAERAEDVRSRDGRDRPGRHVR
- a CDS encoding helix-turn-helix domain-containing protein; amino-acid sequence: MAAVEREEGALGGFLRSRRARLCPKDVGIDADSGRRRVPGLRREELARLAGVSVEYYTRLEQGRSRNASHEVLDAIADALRLDETERAYMRHLSRPARARRPGRPAPPQRVPPTAVRLLEVLEAAGAPATVIGRRTDILAANRLTRALIADFDRIPARDRNVARFVFLDPRAPGLYGDWRGVARHVAALPHFDAGRHPEDPLTRALVRELLDRSEDFRRAWAAHDVHERVYGVTSYRNRIVGDVELTYQALSLPEDSDQRIFVYTAEPGSPSETAMRALARWVQDGGLTGPAPA